The proteins below are encoded in one region of Coffea arabica cultivar ET-39 chromosome 4c, Coffea Arabica ET-39 HiFi, whole genome shotgun sequence:
- the LOC113742648 gene encoding uncharacterized protein At1g51745, translating into MGSDDEASNKGIDASVGGLVWVRRRNGSWWPGRILGPEELPESCLVSPKSGTPVKLLGREDASVDWYNLEKSKRVKAFRCGEYDDCIEKAKAAANSSKKVVKYARREDAILHALELENARLGKDHPDFCSTMDKKDEDPQDFGKSPNSLHSQEDTEDSEDQISSSEDESDSELELSHSGVSFEEPDHPNAGKEESAEGRQWRTPNDSEDDGTEGIKRMRGLEDLGMSVVSSLKRKRSQVAHVHEFLKRKNRRRPLTKVLESTVMVSVPVLCEQLGSPTRSYLPGVSDSKVSGIESNESKRSFSIANNNSDSTGVSCENGASFNASEHAYDASLMKCKQKENEISSILGYHENGSSDSLFDVPLMAEEKHSAVISCASQKPQIGAGAQSSQCSQVETMSLGNDELNESGSTSSGTGDMNTLNQMIEKGASEWQLKGKRNSRHTGKIRRQDSRYTDADEESDVYLTAMDQDVLSLGSGRKADCSSIGGCLALNSTYRLKSRTVTDIQLDEFGGWSSSHNECHVRDLTAELPQRSLPFRLSRFVLNPKYNQSDFSLRHHITDSSLYDVNVEVKASYRPHHVPYISLMSKLNGRPIIGHPLTVDVLEDGSCDQLVSSSECHSSSYELDDDPAEDTYPLRSFDMVYERRPNSGGRTNKHQALQPRVSPAKSPKAKKNGLLLKKIRKLSSLTGHKHCDVDKKPVMEKLKGPAVACVPLKVVFSRINAALNSSMRSTHRLLPPSNG; encoded by the exons ATGGGGAGTGATGATGAGGCTAGCAACAAGGGCATTGATGCGTCGGTGGGAGGGTTGGTTTGGGTTCGCAGGCGAAACGGGTCGTGGTGGCCGGGTCGGATACTTGGTCCCGAAGAGCTGCCTGAGAGCTGTTTGGTTTCTCCAAAATCAGGGACTCCTGTTAAGCTGCTTGGGAGAGAGGATGCCAGTGT GGACTGGTATAACTTGGAAAAATCAAAACGTGTGAAAGCTTTTCGCTGTGGGGAGTATGATGATTGTATTGAGAAAGCAAAGGCAGCAGCTAATTCTTCTAAGAAGGTTGTGAAGTATGCTCGAAGAGAAGATGCCATTCTTCACGCTCTTGAACTTGAAAATGCTCGCCTAGGGAAAGATCACCCAGATTTCTGCTCAACAATGGATAAAAAAGACGAGGATCCTCAGGATTTTGGGAAGTCACCTAATTCTTTACATAGTCAAGAAGATACTGAAGATTCGGAGGATCAAATCAGTAGTTCCGAGGATGAATCTGATTCTGAGCTGGAGTTATCTCATTCTGGTGTTTCATTTGAGGAGCCCGATCATCCAAATGCTGGAAAAGAGGAATCTGCAGAGGGGAGACAGTGGAGAACGCCAAATGATTCAGAAGATGATGGAACTGAAGGCATTAAGCGTATGAGAGGACTTGAGGATTTGGGCATGAGTGTGGTGTCATcattgaaaaggaagagatcTCAGGTAGCACATGTTCATGAGTtccttaaaagaaaaaatcgCCGCCGGCCATTGACCAAGGTTTTGGAAAGTACTGTGATGGTTTCGGTACCTGTCTTGTGTGAACAACTTGGTAGTCCAACTAGATCATATCTCCCTGGAGTATCTGACAGCAAAGTTTCTGGAATAGAATCTAATGAGTCAAAGAGAAGTTTTTCAATTGCTAACAACAACTCTGATAGTACTGGAGTTTCATGTGAGAATGGAGCATCATTTAATGCATCTGAACATGCTTATGATGCTTCCCTCATGAAATGTAAACAGAAGGAAAATGAAATTTCCAGCATCTTAGGTTACCATGAAAATGGTTCTTCTGACAGTTTATTTGATGTGCCTCTCATGGCAGAAGAAAAGCACTCCGCAG TGATATCTTGTGCATCTCAAAAGCCTCAAATTGGTGCTGGAGCACAGTCTAGCCAATGCAGTCAAGTTGAAACTATGTCTTTGGGAAATGACGAGCTTAATGAGTCTGGTTCTACAAGTTCAGGAACAGGTGACATGAATACCCTCAACCAGATGATAGAGAAAGGTGCTTCAGAGTGGCAGTTAAAGGGGAAGAGGAACTCTAGACACACAGGCAAAATTAGAAGGCAAGATTCAAGATACACGGATGCAGATGAGGAATCTGATGTATATTTGACAGCTATGGATCAGGATGTGCTCTCTCTGGGTTCTGGGCGAAAAGCTGATTGCAGTTCTATTGGTGGGTGCCTTGCCTTGAATAGCACCTACAGGCTAAAGTCCAGAACGGTTACTGATATTCAACTAGATGAGTTTGGAGGTTGGAGCAGTTCTCACAATGAATGTCATGTTAGGGATCTAACAGCTGAGTTACCTCAGAGGTCTCTACCCTTCCGTCTATCCCGATTTGTCTTAAATCCAAAGTACAACCAATCTGATTTTTCTCTGAGACACCACATCACAGATTCTTCCTTGTACGATGTTAACGTGGAAGTGAAAGCCAGCTACCGACCTCATCATGTTCCATACATCTCTCTCATGAGCAAATTGAATGGCCGGCCAATTATAGGCCACCCTCTTACTGTAGATGTCTTGGAGGATGGCTCCTGTGATCAACTAGTGAGCAGCTCTGAATGCCATAGCAGCAGCTATGAGTTGGACGATGATCCAGCTGAAGACACTTATCCCTTGCGTAGTTTTGATATGGTTTATGAAAGAAGGCCTAATTCAGGTGGAAGGACAAACAAGCATCAAGCATTGCAACCGCGTGTTTCACCCGCAAAATCACCGAAGGCAAAGAAAAATGggcttttgttgaaaaagatccGCAAATTGTCTTCACTCACCGGACATAAGCACTGTGATGTTGACAAAAAACCGGTGATGGAGAAGCTCAAGGGCCCTGCCGTGGCTTGTGTTCCATTGAAAGTAGTGTTCAGCAGGATTAATGCTGCTTTGAACAGCTCAATGCGATCTACGCATCGTCTTCTTCCACCAAGCAATGGGTGA
- the LOC140003719 gene encoding uncharacterized protein isoform X1, whose protein sequence is MTDYVQEQDMEIEALEAILMDDFREIHSSESGLNTSSRCFQITLSPQDEEADDSSPSVRLALIFSHTEKYPDEPPLLSVKNLRGIQAGDLTALKEKLEQEASENLGMAMIYTLVTSAKEWLSERFAQDGDAENADEDEVAKDEIIVPHGEPVTIETFLAWRERFEAELALERAKLMPDSALTAPKEKKLTGRQWFESGRASAKGAASIDEESDEDEEDIDLDDDDFEDDEEDMLEHYLAEKSDASSHSSRRAN, encoded by the exons ATGACTG ATTATGTGCAGGAGCAGGATATGGAAATTGAAGCGCTGGAAGCCATACTTATGGATGACTTCAGAG AAATTCACTCAAGTGAAAGTGGGTTAAACACTTCAAGTCGGTGCTTTCAAATCACTCTATCTCCTCAG GATGAGGAGGCAGACGACTCAAGTCCTTCAG TTCGGCTGGCTTTAATTTTCTCACACACAGAAAAATATCCTGATGAACCTCCGCTTTTGAGTGTGAAAAA tttaAGAGGAATTCAAGCAGGAGATCTCACAGCTCTAAAGGAAAAACTTGAACAAGAG GCTTCTGAGAATCTTGGAATGGCCATGATCTACACATTGGTTACTTCAGCCAAGGAGTGGCTATCTGAAAGATTTGCTCAAGATGGCGATGCTGAGAATGCCGACGAAGATGAGGTGGCAAAAGACGAG ATAATCGTGCCTCATGGAGAGCCAGTCACGATTGAGACATTTTTGGCTTGGAGGGAAAGATTTGAAGCAGAATTAGCGCTGGAAAGAGCCAA GCTTATGCCTGATTCAGCGCTTACAGCACCCAAGGAAAAGAAGCTTACGGGCAGACAATGGTTTGAAAGTGGAAGAGCTTCTGCG AAAGGTGCGGCTTCAATTGATGAAGAATCTGATGAGGATGAGGAAGATATTGACCTTGATGATGACGATTTTGAAG atgatgaagaagatatGTTGGAGCATTATCTGGCAGAGAAATCAGATGCATCCTCTCATTCTTCAAGGAGAGCCAATTAG
- the LOC140003719 gene encoding uncharacterized protein isoform X2, with product MEIEALEAILMDDFREIHSSESGLNTSSRCFQITLSPQDEEADDSSPSVRLALIFSHTEKYPDEPPLLSVKNLRGIQAGDLTALKEKLEQEASENLGMAMIYTLVTSAKEWLSERFAQDGDAENADEDEVAKDEIIVPHGEPVTIETFLAWRERFEAELALERAKLMPDSALTAPKEKKLTGRQWFESGRASAKGAASIDEESDEDEEDIDLDDDDFEDDEEDMLEHYLAEKSDASSHSSRRAN from the exons ATGGAAATTGAAGCGCTGGAAGCCATACTTATGGATGACTTCAGAG AAATTCACTCAAGTGAAAGTGGGTTAAACACTTCAAGTCGGTGCTTTCAAATCACTCTATCTCCTCAG GATGAGGAGGCAGACGACTCAAGTCCTTCAG TTCGGCTGGCTTTAATTTTCTCACACACAGAAAAATATCCTGATGAACCTCCGCTTTTGAGTGTGAAAAA tttaAGAGGAATTCAAGCAGGAGATCTCACAGCTCTAAAGGAAAAACTTGAACAAGAG GCTTCTGAGAATCTTGGAATGGCCATGATCTACACATTGGTTACTTCAGCCAAGGAGTGGCTATCTGAAAGATTTGCTCAAGATGGCGATGCTGAGAATGCCGACGAAGATGAGGTGGCAAAAGACGAG ATAATCGTGCCTCATGGAGAGCCAGTCACGATTGAGACATTTTTGGCTTGGAGGGAAAGATTTGAAGCAGAATTAGCGCTGGAAAGAGCCAA GCTTATGCCTGATTCAGCGCTTACAGCACCCAAGGAAAAGAAGCTTACGGGCAGACAATGGTTTGAAAGTGGAAGAGCTTCTGCG AAAGGTGCGGCTTCAATTGATGAAGAATCTGATGAGGATGAGGAAGATATTGACCTTGATGATGACGATTTTGAAG atgatgaagaagatatGTTGGAGCATTATCTGGCAGAGAAATCAGATGCATCCTCTCATTCTTCAAGGAGAGCCAATTAG
- the LOC113742649 gene encoding jacalin-related lectin 19 gives MVSDAIPKKKTKKNVVTHPPLPLYPSLYQFIFRFCSIFCSISILSQPIFIGLLYSSGTQDRSLASSINPSHFPGSTNMEGESNQSGEKKKRIAVGPWGGNGGSAWDDGSYNGVREITLVHARCIDSMRVVYDKNGKPFVGEKHGGVGGSKTSEIKLQFPDEFLTSVSGFVAPVVHGGSPVIRALTFKSNKRTFGPYGVEEGAPFSLPIEGGQIVGFKGRSGWYLDSLGCHLSRVQTTRVLQKVQQRLKRLTSSVSLAPKESEDAGFKATKATAQGGSYY, from the exons ATGGTATCAGATgctataccaaaaaaaaaaacaaaaaaaaatgtggtCACTCACCCACCCCTTCCTTTGTACCCTTCCCTGTATCAGTTCATATTCCGATTCTGCAGCATTTTTTGCTCTATCAGCATCCTTTCACAGCCTATATTTATAGGTCTTTTGTATTCTTCAGGTACACAGGATCGATCATTGGCATCATCAATTAACCCCTCGCATTTTCCTGGTTCAACCAACATG GAAGGTGAGAGCAATCAGAGTGgcgagaagaagaagagaatagCAGTTGGACCATGGGGAGGAAATGGTGGAAGCGCATGGGATGATGGCAGTTACAATGGTGTGAGGGAAATTACACTTGTTCATGCCCGCTGCATAGACTCCATGCGTGTGGTCTATGATAAGAACGGGAAGCCCTTTGTTGGAGAAAAGCATGGAGGCGTTGGAGGTAGCAAAACCTCCGAG ATCAAGCTACAGTTCCCAGACGAGTTCCTGACGAGTGTAAGCGGTTTTGTCGCTCCCGTGGTTCATGGTGGCAGTCCTGTGATCCGGGCACTCACGTTTAAGAGCAATAAAAGAACCTTCGGGCCATATGGGGTTGAAGAAGGAGCGCCATTTTCCCTTCCGATTGAAGGAGGTCAAATTGTTGGCTTCAAAGGAAGGAGCGGCTGGTACTTGGACTCGCTGGGCTGTCATTTATCTCGGGTTCAAACGACAAGAGTGCTTCAGAAGGTGCAACAGAGGCTCAAGAGACTCACAAGCTCCGTATCTTTGGCCCCTAAAGAGAGCGAGGATGCTGGCTTTAAAGCCACAAAAGCCACCGCTCAAGGAGGATCTTACTATTAA